In a genomic window of Desulfuromonas thiophila:
- the secG gene encoding preprotein translocase subunit SecG — MPAAIVGCRGCRLSLQPPVIAFFQQQVWSKPFTMITALLILHVAVSVALIIIVLLQAGKGAEAGASFGGGASQTMFGASGGKTFLSKLTTSTAVIFMLTSLALAYLYGRPGAGSLMPETLTVAPLAEPTAENAENLPEIPADSTQPSESTGTFK; from the coding sequence ATGCCAGCGGCCATCGTCGGTTGCCGTGGCTGTCGGTTATCTTTACAACCGCCAGTCATCGCCTTTTTTCAACAGCAGGTTTGGAGTAAGCCTTTCACCATGATTACTGCACTACTGATTCTGCACGTTGCCGTTTCCGTCGCCCTGATTATCATCGTTCTGCTGCAGGCCGGCAAAGGCGCTGAAGCCGGAGCCTCTTTCGGTGGTGGTGCCAGCCAGACCATGTTTGGTGCCAGTGGCGGCAAGACGTTTCTGAGCAAACTGACAACGAGCACGGCTGTCATCTTCATGCTGACCAGCCTGGCATTGGCTTATCTGTACGGACGACCAGGTGCCGGCAGCCTGATGCCTGAGACCCTGACGGTCGCCCCCTTGGCAGAACCCACTGCGGAGAATGCCGAGAACCTGCCTGAAATCCCGGCTGATTCAACCCAACCATCTGAATCAACAGGAACTTTTAAATAA